Proteins co-encoded in one Streptococcus pyogenes genomic window:
- a CDS encoding DnaD domain-containing protein — translation MDEKKLFENFQLTFGRMISPFEIEDIQKWIHEDNMPIEVVNLALREAVENNKISWKYINKILVDWYKSGDTTVEKVRDRLQRFDDSKKQRSVTTSNVPSWSNPDYKEPDLEEFALGSMDGIEDGSGDF, via the coding sequence ATGGACGAAAAAAAGCTTTTTGAAAATTTCCAATTAACTTTTGGACGGATGATATCGCCATTTGAAATCGAAGATATTCAAAAGTGGATTCACGAAGATAACATGCCAATTGAAGTTGTCAACCTTGCATTAAGAGAAGCGGTAGAAAACAACAAAATCAGTTGGAAGTATATCAATAAAATCTTAGTTGATTGGTATAAATCTGGAGATACGACAGTAGAAAAGGTCAGAGACAGGTTGCAACGGTTTGACGATAGTAAAAAACAACGAAGTGTAACTACCTCAAACGTCCCAAGCTGGTCGAATCCAGACTACAAAGAACCAGATTTAGAAGAATTTGCTCTAGGAAGCATGGACGGTATAGAAGATGGATCAGGAGATTTTTAA